Proteins from a genomic interval of Enterococcus faecium:
- the mraY gene encoding phospho-N-acetylmuramoyl-pentapeptide-transferase produces MEWTQALIPIVSSCAMTIAAMPLFIGYFQMKKQGQAIREEGPKWHNSKAGTPTMGGLVFLIGSILTGIWVGAWQKQLTPTLFILLFVLALYGVIGFLDDFIKIFKKRNMGLNSKQKLIGQILGGIIFYLVYRSEGYPGVLNFFGLDLPLGIIYGIFALFWLVGFSNAVNLTDGIDGLVAGLGSISFAAYGLIAWHQHQYDVLIICLSVLGGLLGFFVYNRKPAKIFMGDVGSLALGGLLAAISIMLNQEWTLLLIGLIYVMETASVMLQVTSFKLTGKRIFKMSPIHHHFEMCGWSEWKIDTVFWLISIVTSLITLWIVW; encoded by the coding sequence ATGGAATGGACACAAGCATTGATTCCCATTGTCAGCAGTTGTGCAATGACAATTGCCGCAATGCCGCTATTTATTGGTTATTTTCAAATGAAAAAGCAAGGTCAGGCGATTCGTGAGGAGGGACCAAAGTGGCACAATAGCAAAGCCGGAACTCCTACAATGGGCGGCTTAGTGTTTCTGATCGGCTCTATTTTGACAGGAATTTGGGTTGGAGCTTGGCAAAAACAGCTAACTCCTACTCTTTTCATCTTGCTTTTTGTATTAGCGTTATACGGAGTAATCGGCTTTCTTGATGATTTTATAAAAATATTCAAGAAAAGAAACATGGGACTGAACTCGAAGCAGAAATTGATTGGACAGATTCTAGGGGGAATCATCTTTTATCTTGTTTACCGTTCTGAAGGTTATCCAGGTGTATTGAATTTCTTCGGACTAGATCTACCTTTAGGAATCATTTATGGTATTTTCGCTCTCTTCTGGCTTGTTGGATTTTCAAATGCAGTAAATCTGACAGATGGCATCGATGGATTAGTTGCTGGCTTAGGAAGTATCTCTTTTGCAGCTTACGGTCTAATTGCTTGGCATCAGCATCAGTATGATGTATTAATCATTTGCTTAAGTGTTTTAGGAGGTTTACTGGGTTTCTTCGTCTACAACAGAAAACCTGCCAAGATTTTTATGGGAGATGTCGGTTCATTAGCGTTGGGCGGACTTTTAGCGGCAATTTCTATAATGCTAAACCAAGAATGGACATTGCTTTTGATTGGTTTGATCTATGTTATGGAAACAGCAAGTGTGATGCTTCAAGTTACTTCCTTTAAGCTTACAGGAAAACGAATTTTTAAAATGTCTCCAATTCATCATCACTTTGAAATGTGCGGATGGTCGGAGTGGAAGATTGATACAGTTTTTTGGTTGATCAGCATTGTGACTTCGTTGATCACATTATGGATCGTTTGGTAG
- a CDS encoding penicillin-binding transpeptidase domain-containing protein, translating to MSLKNKIRRFMEKKNLNPMNNRKKVGIILFATSIGLFFLFAVRFSYIVIGGHVAGTSLAEKTKQLYQGSEVVKAKRGTIYDRNGVALAEDASSYSIKAILSKTYTSGDKKLYVEEKNFDKIAEILHKNLSIDKKDALNILEDGAKKELYQVEFGSYGKNISQETKQNIEADMKKEGVAGLYFVDHQARMYPNGVFSSHFIGYAVPDKDENGLVGKLGLESAYNDILSGKDGKIIYQKDNFQNPLPGTVAEEEKAVDGQDIYTTLDSRLQSYLETLMDQVNEEYQPEELTAVLMKAKTGEILAMGQRPTFNPETMEGLTGKDAIWRNFLVQDSYEPGSTMKVFTTAAAIEEGEFNENETFQSGKIQVEDATINDHDFGEKGVLTMRQALSWSSNVGMVILEQRLGGRWYNYLQKLGFGQSTHSGLDDEVNGALPTSNIVDRAMSAYGQAVGVTNFQMMKAFTSIANNGTMIQPRYISKVVDPQTGEERTTQTEVLGQPFSKETTEKVREYMRDVVESENYGSAYGVYSVPGYNVSAKTGTAQIASDTGGYQTGDTAYLYSIVEMVPSEDPDYVLYLTMKHPKTYDRMALAKIANPLMKRAMDFKETEEDSDTETKTEKVSVADYRNLEADVAAADAQKSGLQPVVIGNGKKVQKQSTANGDQLISGEKLILYTGGDKLMPDVTGWSKADIMKLGKILGIEVSFDGDGYCVKQELAPYEKITEDKLSFTLEE from the coding sequence ATGAGTCTTAAAAATAAAATTCGGCGGTTTATGGAAAAGAAAAATCTAAATCCGATGAACAATCGCAAAAAAGTAGGTATCATTTTATTTGCTACGAGTATTGGATTGTTCTTTTTATTTGCCGTCCGTTTCTCGTATATCGTTATTGGAGGTCATGTTGCTGGTACCTCATTAGCTGAAAAAACAAAACAGTTGTACCAAGGAAGTGAAGTAGTAAAAGCAAAAAGAGGAACGATTTATGATCGTAACGGTGTGGCGCTCGCAGAAGATGCCTCCTCTTATTCAATTAAAGCGATACTCTCAAAAACATATACCTCTGGGGATAAAAAACTGTATGTTGAAGAAAAGAATTTTGATAAAATAGCAGAAATCCTGCATAAGAATCTTTCTATAGACAAAAAAGATGCACTGAATATTTTAGAGGACGGCGCAAAAAAAGAGCTGTATCAAGTTGAATTTGGTAGCTATGGGAAAAATATCTCCCAAGAAACCAAGCAAAACATCGAAGCGGACATGAAAAAAGAAGGTGTCGCTGGTCTTTACTTTGTCGACCATCAGGCTCGGATGTATCCAAATGGCGTCTTTTCTTCTCATTTTATTGGATACGCAGTTCCAGACAAAGATGAGAATGGCTTAGTTGGTAAACTAGGTTTGGAGTCTGCTTACAATGATATCTTGAGCGGTAAAGATGGTAAGATTATTTATCAAAAAGATAATTTTCAAAATCCTCTGCCAGGTACAGTGGCAGAAGAAGAAAAAGCTGTCGACGGACAAGATATCTACACGACTTTAGACAGCAGACTACAAAGTTATTTAGAAACACTGATGGATCAAGTAAATGAAGAATATCAGCCAGAAGAATTGACAGCAGTCCTGATGAAAGCAAAAACCGGAGAAATCTTGGCAATGGGACAACGACCTACTTTCAATCCTGAAACAATGGAAGGATTGACTGGAAAAGATGCTATCTGGCGTAATTTCTTGGTACAAGATAGTTATGAACCAGGATCAACCATGAAAGTTTTCACTACTGCAGCTGCTATCGAAGAAGGAGAATTCAACGAGAATGAAACCTTCCAATCTGGAAAAATCCAAGTAGAAGATGCTACGATCAATGACCATGACTTTGGTGAAAAAGGTGTGCTGACCATGCGTCAAGCTCTTTCATGGTCAAGTAACGTCGGGATGGTCATACTGGAGCAGCGATTAGGCGGACGATGGTATAACTATTTACAAAAACTGGGATTTGGACAAAGTACTCATTCTGGATTAGATGATGAAGTAAACGGTGCTTTACCTACATCAAATATTGTCGACCGAGCAATGAGTGCTTATGGACAAGCGGTAGGTGTGACGAATTTCCAAATGATGAAAGCTTTCACTTCTATTGCGAATAACGGTACAATGATTCAACCTCGATATATCAGCAAAGTGGTGGATCCCCAAACTGGAGAAGAGCGAACAACTCAAACAGAAGTTCTAGGGCAACCTTTTTCAAAAGAAACAACAGAAAAAGTCCGTGAATATATGAGAGATGTTGTCGAAAGCGAAAACTACGGTAGTGCTTATGGTGTATATAGTGTACCTGGATACAATGTATCGGCAAAAACCGGAACAGCCCAAATCGCTTCTGATACAGGGGGATATCAAACAGGAGATACAGCCTACCTGTATTCGATTGTGGAGATGGTTCCTTCTGAAGATCCAGACTATGTCTTGTATCTAACAATGAAACACCCTAAGACATATGATCGAATGGCATTGGCTAAAATCGCAAATCCATTGATGAAACGGGCAATGGATTTTAAAGAAACTGAAGAAGATTCAGATACAGAAACAAAAACAGAAAAAGTATCCGTAGCCGATTATCGTAATCTTGAAGCGGACGTTGCAGCAGCTGATGCTCAAAAAAGTGGACTGCAACCTGTAGTGATCGGTAATGGTAAAAAAGTACAAAAACAATCTACTGCCAACGGTGATCAGTTGATCTCTGGAGAAAAACTGATCCTATATACTGGTGGTGATAAGCTGATGCCTGACGTAACAGGATGGTCAAAAGCAGATATCATGAAGCTGGGGAAAATCCTCGGTATTGAAGTTAGTTTTGATGGAGATGGTTATTGTGTCAAACAAGAACTTGCTCCATATGAAAAAATCACTGAAGACAAACTTAGTTTTACTTTAGAAGAATAA
- the ftsL gene encoding cell division protein FtsL: protein MAELKKMQDYEYDLPELVDQPEQQMPDSSSNQEIILPQSPAKRLKQISALEKIAVASVAIAIVALCVLTVMLRTNISGAEKEITSIQTEINDKKQEKTSLEQEKNELSRTERIKQIAEEKGLSINDDNLRKVK, encoded by the coding sequence ATGGCAGAATTAAAGAAAATGCAAGATTACGAATATGATTTACCTGAATTGGTGGATCAGCCGGAACAACAAATGCCTGATTCTTCTTCGAATCAAGAAATCATTCTTCCACAATCACCGGCAAAACGATTAAAGCAGATTTCTGCTTTGGAAAAAATTGCTGTGGCAAGCGTGGCGATTGCTATTGTTGCTTTATGTGTTTTAACAGTTATGCTGCGCACAAATATCAGCGGAGCTGAAAAAGAAATCACGTCAATACAAACAGAAATCAATGATAAAAAGCAAGAAAAAACGAGTTTAGAACAAGAAAAAAACGAACTTTCTCGTACTGAACGGATTAAACAAATCGCAGAAGAAAAAGGATTGTCTATTAATGACGACAATTTAAGGAAAGTGAAGTAA
- the rsmH gene encoding 16S rRNA (cytosine(1402)-N(4))-methyltransferase RsmH, producing the protein MTETFQHYTVMLKETVDGLNIKPDGVYVDCTLGGAGHSEYLLSQLSSKGHLYAFDQDQKAIDHAKLRLASYVEQGMVTFIKANFRELEERLSEHVDKVDGILYDLGVSSPQLDEAERGFSYHQDAPLDMRMDQSAPLSAYHVINEYSYHELVKIFFRYGEEKFSKQIAREIERVRKTKPIQTTGELVEIIKQVIPAPARRKGGHPAKRIFQAVRIAVNDELGAEEASLEQAIRLLKVNGRISVITFHSLEDRIVKSMFKEYSTVQDLPPGLPVIPDEFQPELKVITRKPILPSEEELTENNRSRSAKLRIAEKIRMKEE; encoded by the coding sequence ATGACTGAAACATTTCAACACTATACAGTCATGTTGAAAGAAACGGTAGATGGATTGAACATCAAACCGGATGGCGTTTATGTAGACTGTACACTCGGCGGTGCCGGACATAGTGAATATTTATTAAGCCAACTAAGTTCTAAAGGGCATCTGTATGCGTTTGACCAAGATCAAAAAGCAATCGATCACGCCAAGCTGCGTTTAGCTTCTTATGTCGAACAAGGTATGGTCACATTTATCAAAGCGAATTTCAGAGAATTAGAAGAACGCTTGAGTGAGCATGTAGATAAGGTAGACGGCATTTTGTATGATCTAGGGGTTTCCTCTCCTCAGCTAGATGAAGCAGAACGTGGATTTAGTTATCATCAAGATGCACCGTTGGATATGCGCATGGATCAGTCAGCTCCTTTATCCGCTTATCACGTAATTAATGAATATTCCTACCATGAATTAGTAAAGATTTTCTTCCGCTATGGCGAGGAGAAATTTTCCAAACAAATTGCTCGTGAAATCGAACGAGTACGAAAAACAAAACCAATCCAAACAACTGGTGAGCTTGTCGAAATCATTAAACAAGTCATCCCAGCTCCCGCAAGAAGAAAAGGCGGGCATCCTGCAAAAAGAATTTTTCAAGCTGTGCGGATTGCAGTAAATGACGAACTCGGTGCCGAAGAGGCCTCTTTAGAACAGGCAATCCGGTTATTGAAAGTCAATGGAAGAATCAGCGTAATCACATTCCATTCATTGGAAGACAGAATTGTCAAAAGTATGTTTAAAGAATATAGTACGGTACAAGATCTACCACCGGGACTTCCTGTCATACCTGACGAATTCCAACCAGAACTGAAAGTCATTACTCGTAAACCAATCCTTCCTTCAGAGGAAGAGCTAACAGAAAACAATCGATCACGCAGTGCAAAGTTACGTATTGCAGAAAAAATAAGAATGAAAGAGGAGTAG
- the mraZ gene encoding division/cell wall cluster transcriptional repressor MraZ, whose protein sequence is MLMGEFQHNIDAKGRLIVPSKLREELGEKFVLTRGLDGCLFGYPMSEWENLEAKLNEMPLAKKDARTFVRFFYSAATECELDKQGRINIPSTLRNYAALTKGCVVIGVSNRIEIWDETRWQDFSAAAEENFDEIAESMIDFGL, encoded by the coding sequence ATGTTGATGGGTGAATTCCAACATAATATTGATGCAAAAGGACGTTTAATCGTGCCCTCAAAACTTCGTGAAGAACTTGGCGAAAAGTTTGTTCTGACACGCGGATTGGATGGCTGTCTTTTCGGCTATCCGATGAGCGAATGGGAAAATCTGGAAGCTAAACTGAACGAAATGCCGTTGGCTAAAAAAGACGCACGTACTTTTGTGCGATTCTTCTATTCGGCTGCCACTGAATGCGAACTTGATAAACAAGGACGAATCAATATACCCAGCACGTTAAGAAATTATGCAGCTTTGACAAAAGGTTGCGTAGTCATCGGTGTATCTAACCGAATTGAAATTTGGGATGAGACACGATGGCAAGATTTTTCTGCAGCAGCAGAAGAGAACTTTGACGAAATTGCTGAAAGTATGATTGATTTCGGACTATAA
- a CDS encoding DUF3397 domain-containing protein — protein sequence MGTFTPLILFWYIYPVIVLFGCQFLVKLFSLNRRFKIKAPDLAIPFLWGGMHALSRNTGTISILPFFFISVLLMGICIAVFQAYYYEEIIYPRYFKMTWRLVFLLTIVLYAVLIIVNILSYL from the coding sequence ATGGGCACATTCACACCACTTATCTTGTTTTGGTATATTTACCCGGTAATCGTTTTGTTTGGTTGCCAATTTCTTGTAAAATTATTTTCGTTAAATCGTCGTTTTAAAATAAAAGCCCCTGATTTGGCGATTCCTTTTTTGTGGGGCGGTATGCATGCATTGTCTAGAAATACAGGGACAATTTCTATCTTACCGTTTTTCTTTATTTCTGTTTTGCTAATGGGAATTTGTATTGCTGTTTTCCAAGCATATTATTATGAAGAAATTATTTATCCGCGTTATTTCAAGATGACTTGGCGTTTGGTTTTTCTGTTGACAATCGTCTTGTACGCTGTCTTGATCATTGTGAACATACTTTCTTACCTATGA
- a CDS encoding magnesium transporter CorA family protein, which translates to MIKYFTLDNEKLRNTGKETDQTIWYCVERPNQEEIHQLTHQFEIPSDYITSILDDAENSRTEEFNQSKLTKPALLLLQYPFAKTSPSGYFQVDTYPLSIILTPKKKLITITNHEPLFLKKVFSQTFPKSDISPNLNIFFQFIWQVTLSYNSYLATLQSQCDTLEAKLQVSTENKQLYQIMDIQKSLVYFREATSANLDALKELAQNKLFQENHALKNHLRDVLVETEQAMTTSRIQLKLVEQMNQTFSAIVSNNLNNIMKILTSLTIILTIPTIVGSIYGMNIKLPIAERDDAFIWLVLLTLFICIVTTYYLKKGKFL; encoded by the coding sequence ATGATCAAATATTTTACATTAGATAATGAGAAACTGCGTAATACCGGAAAGGAAACTGACCAAACGATCTGGTATTGTGTAGAACGTCCTAATCAAGAAGAGATTCATCAGCTGACACATCAATTTGAAATTCCGTCAGATTACATCACTTCCATATTGGACGATGCAGAAAATTCCCGTACAGAAGAATTCAATCAATCAAAGTTGACAAAGCCAGCGTTATTATTGTTACAATATCCTTTTGCTAAAACAAGTCCTAGCGGTTATTTTCAAGTGGATACATACCCGCTCTCTATTATTTTGACGCCCAAAAAGAAGCTTATCACAATTACGAATCATGAACCACTGTTTTTAAAGAAAGTCTTTAGCCAGACCTTTCCAAAAAGTGATATTTCGCCTAATCTCAATATCTTCTTTCAATTCATTTGGCAGGTCACACTCTCTTACAACAGTTATTTAGCTACGCTTCAATCTCAATGCGATACTTTGGAAGCCAAACTTCAAGTATCCACTGAAAACAAACAACTTTATCAAATCATGGATATCCAAAAAAGCCTCGTTTATTTCAGAGAAGCGACTTCTGCTAATTTAGATGCATTGAAAGAACTAGCGCAAAATAAACTTTTCCAAGAAAATCATGCTTTGAAAAATCATTTACGTGATGTATTGGTGGAAACAGAGCAGGCAATGACTACTTCTCGCATTCAATTAAAACTAGTAGAACAAATGAATCAGACTTTTTCAGCAATCGTATCGAATAATCTGAATAATATTATGAAAATTTTAACTTCTTTAACGATTATTTTAACTATACCGACAATCGTCGGCAGTATCTATGGAATGAACATTAAGTTACCTATTGCTGAAAGGGATGATGCCTTTATATGGCTAGTTCTATTAACATTATTTATTTGTATCGTAACTACCTATTATTTAAAAAAAGGGAAGTTTTTATAA
- a CDS encoding DUF4044 domain-containing protein, producing the protein MREKKQTSTFAKVTKFVIWTMLILTIGSVVLTAVMSVM; encoded by the coding sequence ATGCGTGAAAAAAAACAAACAAGTACTTTTGCTAAAGTAACAAAATTTGTCATTTGGACAATGCTGATTTTAACGATTGGATCTGTTGTATTGACTGCTGTAATGAGTGTCATGTAA
- the recN gene encoding DNA repair protein RecN, translated as MLQEISITNFAIIPELRLSFHEGMTALTGETGAGKSIIIDALGLLAGGRGSSDYIRQGAEKCVLEGLFELPKQEGFSELMVELGIETDEDNLIVRRDMSLTGKNVCRVNGHIITLANLRRIGSYLVDIQGQNEHQELLQPESHLALLDRFGDVAFQQKKKSYQQEYISYRELEKRVRKVQQNEKSYVQRIDMLHFQQEEIAAADLQVGEEEKLKEEREKLSNYQKIADGLAAGYGALTNNEQNSVDGVGLAVSELQGIAHLDVEYEAIYENIQSAYYLLQDAIGDMSRQIDLLELDESRLEEVTQRLELIRQLKRKYGESIESILAYYDEITEELASSDFSEGQLDKMKEELEQKELLLQQQAADLHEARKKIAKELEKSILHELKSLYMENTEFEVRFLKEENRQLNHDGFDQIEFYITTNPGEPLKPLVKVASGGELSRMLLALKTIFSSEQGVTSIIFDEVDTGVSGRVAQAIADKISQISKYSQVLCITHLPQVAAVADYQYYIVKAVIDGRTQTSVSELKTKEREEEIARMLAGSEITKLTLEHAKELLKLAKRT; from the coding sequence ATGCTACAAGAAATCAGTATTACTAACTTTGCGATTATTCCGGAATTGCGGCTTTCTTTTCACGAAGGAATGACCGCGCTGACCGGAGAGACTGGTGCGGGTAAATCCATTATTATCGATGCTTTAGGTCTGTTAGCAGGAGGAAGAGGTTCAAGCGATTATATACGTCAAGGAGCAGAAAAATGTGTGCTTGAAGGGTTGTTTGAACTACCAAAACAAGAAGGATTCTCTGAACTGATGGTTGAATTAGGGATCGAAACAGATGAGGACAATCTGATTGTTCGACGGGATATGTCCTTAACTGGAAAAAATGTTTGTCGAGTGAATGGTCATATTATCACATTAGCTAATCTGAGAAGAATCGGCAGTTATTTAGTAGATATCCAAGGACAAAACGAACATCAGGAACTGCTCCAGCCTGAATCACATCTTGCTTTATTGGATCGTTTTGGAGATGTAGCTTTCCAACAGAAGAAAAAGAGTTATCAGCAAGAATATATCTCTTATCGTGAGCTGGAAAAAAGGGTACGAAAAGTGCAGCAAAATGAAAAATCCTATGTTCAGAGAATAGATATGCTCCATTTCCAGCAAGAAGAAATAGCTGCTGCTGATTTGCAAGTCGGAGAAGAAGAGAAATTAAAAGAAGAAAGAGAAAAACTTAGCAATTATCAAAAAATTGCTGATGGATTAGCTGCAGGTTACGGAGCACTGACGAATAATGAACAAAACAGTGTAGATGGTGTTGGCTTGGCCGTTTCAGAACTGCAAGGGATCGCCCATCTAGATGTGGAGTATGAAGCAATTTATGAAAATATCCAAAGTGCTTACTATTTGCTGCAAGATGCAATCGGCGATATGAGTCGTCAGATTGATTTATTGGAGTTAGATGAGAGTCGTTTAGAAGAAGTTACGCAACGTTTAGAATTAATCCGACAGTTGAAACGTAAATACGGCGAATCCATTGAGTCAATATTGGCTTACTATGACGAAATCACCGAAGAGCTAGCTTCTTCTGATTTTTCAGAAGGTCAATTGGACAAAATGAAAGAGGAACTAGAGCAAAAAGAGCTTCTACTTCAGCAACAAGCCGCAGATCTTCATGAAGCGCGTAAAAAAATCGCAAAAGAATTGGAAAAATCCATTCTGCATGAATTGAAAAGTCTGTATATGGAAAACACTGAGTTTGAGGTACGTTTCTTAAAAGAAGAAAATAGACAATTGAATCATGATGGATTTGACCAAATCGAATTTTACATTACGACCAATCCAGGAGAGCCACTGAAGCCTTTGGTGAAAGTCGCTTCTGGTGGCGAACTGTCTCGGATGTTGCTTGCTTTGAAAACTATTTTTTCTTCTGAGCAAGGTGTGACAAGTATTATTTTTGATGAAGTGGATACAGGTGTGAGCGGAAGAGTTGCACAGGCCATCGCAGATAAAATTTCTCAAATATCGAAATACTCTCAAGTTTTGTGCATCACTCATCTGCCTCAAGTTGCTGCAGTCGCCGACTATCAATATTATATTGTGAAAGCAGTGATTGATGGACGTACGCAAACTTCTGTTTCAGAGTTGAAAACAAAAGAAAGAGAAGAAGAAATTGCACGTATGCTGGCTGGAAGTGAGATTACAAAACTCACACTCGAACATGCAAAAGAACTATTGAAACTCGCAAAAAGGACCTGA
- a CDS encoding arginine repressor, with amino-acid sequence MRKKDRHRLITRLLSEQDIRKQEEFVEILKSKGISVTQATISRDIKELKLIKVPASDGGYRYSIPAETNEDVNTKLEKLLKDAFVAVDQMEKFVILKTLPGNASAAANLIDKRYKKELFSIINDDDNVLMITRTEDQAVLLKKDFLHYL; translated from the coding sequence ATGAGAAAAAAAGATCGGCATCGTTTGATTACTCGATTGTTGAGTGAGCAAGATATCCGAAAGCAGGAAGAATTTGTTGAAATCCTGAAAAGCAAAGGAATATCTGTTACTCAAGCTACGATTTCCAGAGATATAAAGGAACTGAAACTGATCAAGGTACCGGCTTCAGATGGCGGCTACCGTTATAGCATACCAGCTGAAACAAACGAAGATGTAAATACTAAATTGGAAAAACTATTAAAAGACGCTTTCGTGGCAGTTGACCAAATGGAAAAATTTGTTATTTTGAAAACATTGCCGGGAAATGCTTCGGCAGCAGCAAATTTGATTGATAAACGTTACAAGAAAGAATTATTTTCGATTATCAATGATGACGATAATGTTTTGATGATTACACGAACTGAAGACCAGGCAGTTTTATTGAAGAAAGACTTCCTGCATTACCTTTAA
- a CDS encoding TlyA family RNA methyltransferase: MEKERVDVLAVKQGLFETREQAKRSVMAGLIYNEKNERFDKPGEKIPVSSELRVKGKKLPYVSRGGLKLEKALKAFDLSVEGKTLLDIGASTGGFTDAALQNGAKMSYALDVGYNQLAWKIRQDPRVVVMERVNFRYAKPEDFTLGIPEVAVIDVSFISLKLMLPPLHAILKEEGEVIALIKPQFEAGREAVGKNGIVRDPQTHQKVLEDILSFAAQGGYDVLELSYSPITGGEGNIEFLAHLRKVPESGTINSAINMAEVVSNAHEQFDHK, translated from the coding sequence ATGGAAAAAGAACGCGTAGATGTATTAGCGGTCAAACAAGGATTATTTGAAACAAGAGAACAAGCCAAACGTTCAGTGATGGCTGGTTTGATTTACAACGAAAAAAACGAGCGGTTTGATAAACCGGGAGAAAAAATTCCAGTGAGTAGTGAATTAAGAGTCAAAGGTAAAAAACTTCCTTATGTTTCTCGAGGGGGATTAAAATTAGAAAAAGCACTCAAAGCATTTGATCTATCTGTTGAAGGAAAAACATTGTTAGATATTGGTGCATCCACTGGCGGATTTACTGATGCAGCTTTGCAAAATGGCGCAAAAATGAGTTATGCTTTAGACGTTGGCTACAATCAGCTAGCTTGGAAAATAAGACAAGATCCTAGAGTCGTCGTAATGGAAAGAGTGAATTTTCGTTATGCAAAACCCGAAGACTTTACCTTAGGAATTCCAGAAGTTGCTGTTATCGATGTTTCTTTTATTTCACTAAAACTGATGCTGCCTCCATTACATGCTATTTTAAAAGAAGAGGGAGAAGTGATTGCTTTAATCAAACCCCAATTCGAAGCAGGCAGAGAAGCTGTAGGGAAAAACGGAATTGTTCGTGACCCTCAGACCCATCAAAAAGTTTTAGAAGACATTTTGTCATTTGCGGCACAAGGTGGATATGATGTGCTGGAATTAAGTTATTCTCCGATCACGGGGGGAGAAGGAAATATCGAGTTCTTGGCTCACTTGAGGAAAGTACCCGAAAGCGGAACAATCAATTCAGCTATTAATATGGCAGAAGTGGTTTCAAATGCACACGAACAGTTTGACCATAAATAA
- a CDS encoding polyprenyl synthetase family protein — translation MRLTDFSAIHLPAVEKEILSFLDEHTTDRGLYDAMSYSVKAGGKRIRPLLLLTAVASFDEPIDVPVYQVAAALEMVHTYSLIHDDLPAMDNDDLRRGKPTNHKVFGEALAILAGDGLLTGAFQLISMAHLGNSPKLLLLQQLAVCAGSQGMVAGQAADIEGESKKLSLEELAFIHERKTGHLIRYALLAGGILAKQPEEILLLLQRLAEHLGLAFQIRDDLLDVIGTTKTLGKTAGKDERMEKNTYPRLLGLEKTREALEIELLSANKIIDKLEEDVFSFDGGLMRQMIKQFDVEK, via the coding sequence ATGAGATTAACTGACTTTTCAGCTATTCATCTACCTGCTGTAGAAAAAGAAATCTTGTCTTTTTTAGATGAGCATACAACGGATAGAGGACTCTATGATGCGATGAGTTATTCAGTGAAAGCAGGCGGGAAAAGAATACGTCCCTTATTACTTTTAACGGCCGTTGCTTCCTTTGATGAGCCTATTGATGTTCCCGTCTATCAAGTAGCAGCTGCTTTAGAAATGGTGCATACGTATTCCTTGATCCACGATGATTTGCCTGCGATGGACAATGATGATCTTCGTAGAGGAAAACCTACCAATCATAAAGTATTCGGCGAAGCATTAGCTATATTGGCCGGAGATGGTTTGCTTACAGGAGCATTCCAGCTAATCAGTATGGCACACTTAGGTAATTCTCCTAAGCTTCTGCTGCTTCAGCAATTAGCTGTTTGTGCGGGATCACAAGGTATGGTTGCTGGGCAAGCTGCAGATATCGAGGGCGAATCGAAAAAGCTTTCTTTAGAAGAATTAGCATTTATTCATGAAAGAAAGACAGGGCATTTGATTCGTTATGCCTTGCTGGCTGGTGGCATATTAGCGAAGCAACCTGAAGAAATCTTATTGCTACTTCAACGATTAGCCGAACATTTAGGTTTAGCTTTTCAGATAAGAGATGATCTACTCGATGTGATTGGTACAACGAAAACATTAGGGAAAACAGCTGGTAAAGATGAACGTATGGAAAAAAATACTTACCCGCGTTTATTAGGCCTAGAAAAGACACGTGAGGCGTTGGAGATTGAGCTGTTATCCGCCAACAAGATCATAGACAAATTAGAAGAGGACGTTTTTTCTTTTGATGGCGGGCTGATGCGCCAGATGATCAAGCAATTTGATGTGGAGAAATGA
- a CDS encoding exodeoxyribonuclease VII small subunit: MENPTFEESLQELEKIVMQLEQGDVPLESALDSFKRGMELSKHCQDTLAKAEETLTKMMTESNEEVDFDGNEES, encoded by the coding sequence ATGGAAAATCCAACTTTTGAAGAGTCACTGCAAGAATTAGAAAAAATTGTCATGCAGTTAGAACAAGGAGACGTTCCATTAGAATCAGCTCTAGATTCGTTTAAACGAGGAATGGAATTAAGCAAACATTGCCAAGATACATTAGCTAAAGCAGAAGAGACCTTGACGAAAATGATGACAGAATCAAATGAAGAAGTTGATTTTGACGGAAACGAGGAAAGCTGA